CGGGCGGCGTTTGCGGAATTGAAAGCCGTGGTGAGCCGGGTGCTGGAGCTGTCCTTTGAGCCGGCGGGGCGGGATGAGTGCCTGGATCTGCTGATGAGCCACTATATCGAGCCGAATATGGGAGAAGGAATTACGCTGGTTTACGATTTTCCAGCCACCCAGGCGGCGCTGGCGCGGGTGGAGGAGGATGAACTGGGGGTGCCGGTGGCGCGGCGATTTGAGGCCTATGTTGGCGGTATGGAGTTGGCCAATGGTTACTGGGAGTTGACCGATGCGGCGGAGCAGCAGCGGCGGTTTGTGTCGGATCACGGCTACCGCGAGGACAATGGCAAGCCGGTGTATCCGTTTGAGGAGCGTCTGGTACAGGCTCTGGAATCGGGCTTGCCGGAGTGCGCCGGGGTGGCGCTGGGGGTGGATCGTTTGTTGATGCTGGCCTGCGGGGCGGGGCGGATCGAGGAGGTGATTGCATTCCCCGTCGATCGCGCCTGAT
This is a stretch of genomic DNA from Microbulbifer bruguierae. It encodes these proteins:
- the epmA gene encoding EF-P lysine aminoacylase EpmA, giving the protein MSEISVWRPTAPLENLRRRAALLADIRRFFAERQVLEMEVPILSRRATSDPHIDSITADCSGAPAYMATSPEFGLKRLVAAGIGDCYYLGKAFRNGEAGGRHNPEFTMLEWYRMGWDDHRLMIEVGELLSWLLKIARVRSYSYRALFLQQLGVDPHRAAFAELKAVVSRVLELSFEPAGRDECLDLLMSHYIEPNMGEGITLVYDFPATQAALARVEEDELGVPVARRFEAYVGGMELANGYWELTDAAEQQRRFVSDHGYREDNGKPVYPFEERLVQALESGLPECAGVALGVDRLLMLACGAGRIEEVIAFPVDRA